From Amycolatopsis sp. YIM 10, the proteins below share one genomic window:
- a CDS encoding oxygenase MpaB family protein yields the protein MSNLSRRNVLSLGVALGLVGAASTVPGLASATAGSAGADPWWAWDDEIDGIMARILDSGGVPAVNTAIKPWVNNNHALPSGLPGELATYLAKANKLPSWADQAKLRLAADFNRRKDTYLFMLYGLGSGIMSTVIPREAKSVYWSAGGADMQDRAAKTFTFGYDLADLNAFEPSGQFVVTANKTRLVHAAVRHLLPQSPHWSAVADEPDRIPISNGDILVTFHSLGTFVHKKLKDWKVPMTAAEEDAFLHSWQVAIHLLGVRREFIPQTWAAAYAQSEQALTPILAPSFEGKELAEDLLGLTAQVDLGVTRGFLNEFVRYVLSDEIGDWLNLRRDYAAKALIQTGWPAYIAFREGLIPVMPVGFYLFDQLIRALAMLFLNKVTSPTTTPITIPTGNRPGA from the coding sequence ATGAGCAATCTCAGCAGGAGGAACGTACTGTCACTCGGCGTCGCGCTGGGACTGGTGGGTGCGGCGAGCACCGTTCCCGGCCTGGCCTCGGCAACGGCAGGCAGCGCGGGCGCCGATCCGTGGTGGGCCTGGGACGACGAGATCGACGGCATCATGGCCCGGATCCTCGATTCCGGCGGGGTTCCGGCGGTCAACACCGCGATCAAGCCGTGGGTGAACAACAACCACGCGCTGCCGAGCGGACTGCCCGGCGAACTCGCCACCTACCTCGCCAAGGCCAACAAGCTGCCGTCCTGGGCCGACCAGGCGAAGCTGCGCCTGGCCGCCGACTTCAACCGGCGCAAGGACACCTACCTGTTCATGCTCTACGGCCTCGGCAGCGGCATCATGAGCACGGTCATCCCGCGCGAGGCCAAGTCTGTCTACTGGTCCGCCGGCGGCGCGGACATGCAGGACCGCGCGGCCAAGACGTTCACCTTCGGCTACGACCTGGCCGACCTGAACGCCTTCGAACCCAGCGGCCAGTTCGTGGTCACCGCCAACAAGACGCGCCTGGTGCACGCCGCGGTGCGGCACCTGCTGCCGCAGTCGCCGCACTGGTCGGCGGTGGCGGACGAACCGGACCGGATCCCGATCAGCAACGGCGACATCCTGGTCACCTTCCACAGCCTCGGCACGTTCGTGCACAAGAAGCTCAAGGACTGGAAGGTGCCGATGACGGCCGCGGAGGAGGACGCCTTCCTGCACTCGTGGCAGGTCGCCATCCACCTGCTCGGCGTGCGGCGGGAGTTCATCCCGCAGACCTGGGCCGCCGCGTACGCGCAGTCGGAGCAGGCGCTCACCCCCATCCTCGCGCCGTCGTTCGAGGGCAAGGAACTGGCCGAGGACCTGCTCGGCCTGACCGCGCAGGTCGACCTCGGCGTCACCAGGGGCTTTCTCAACGAGTTCGTGCGCTACGTGCTCAGCGACGAGATCGGCGACTGGCTCAACCTGCGTCGCGACTACGCCGCGAAGGCCCTCATCCAGACCGGGTGGCCCGCCTACATCGCCTTCCGCGAAGGCCTGATCCCGGTGATGCCGGTCGGTTTCTACCTGTTCGACCAGCTGATCCGCGCGCTCGCCATGCTGTTCCTCAACAAGGTCACCTCACCCACGACCACGCCCATCACCATCCCGACCGGTAACCGGCCGGGAGCCTGA